The sequence CCCCTGTCCAGCACCAGAAACTGAAAAAATTCCGGCTGAATGAGCAACATCACCCACACCGCCACCTGGAACCCCGCCAGAATGTTCACCAAACCAGGGATTGCGAAGCGTCCGAATTTCGACTCGAGAGTATTGATTAAAGGCATCGAACCACACCCCTAGCGCAAAACCTCATCAACGCCACCTCATTCCATTCAACCACGTTGAAGCACGTTTGACAACACCCGCTCCCCCGCCATGTTCGCCACCGTGTCCGACACCGCCGACCTCAAACGCAGCCCTCTGCACGCCGCCCATCTGAAGCTGGCCGCCCGCATGGTCCCGTTTGCCGGTTGGGAAATGCCCGTGCAATACAGCGGAATCGTCGAAGAACACAAAGCCGTGCGCGCGAATGTCGGCGTTTTCGACATCTCCCACATGGGCCAGTTCCTGGTCAGCGGAGCCGATGCCCAGGTCTTCCTCAACCGCGCCCTCACCAACGACATCTCCGTCCTCGCCCCCGGCCAGGGCCAATATACCCTGCTCCTCAACGACCAGGGCGGCGTCATCGATGACCTCATCGCCTACCGCCTCGACAGCGAACTCTATTACCTCGTCGTCAATGCCTCCATGATCGACCCTGATCGCGAGCGTCTCCTTTCCCTGCTTGATCCCAGTGCCGACATCGCTCTGCTCGATCTCAGTCCCGCCACGGGAGGTCTCGCCATCCAGGGTCCCAAAAGCGCCGAAACGCTCTCCCGCGTCCTTCCCGATGTCGCCTTTCCCGAACGCAACACCATCCAGGTCGTCAATACTCCCGAAGGCCAAACTGTGACCCTCTGCGGCACCGGCTACACCGGCGAAAAAGGCTTCGAATTCTTCGCCCCTGCCGAACACATCACCTTTTGGTTCGAGAAATTCGTCGAAGCCGCCCAAGCCGAAGGCGGAATGCCCACCGGACTCGGCTGCCGAGACACCCTGCGCCTCGAAATGGGTTACCCTCTCAATGGCAACGACCTCTCCCCCGACAAAACCCCGCTTGAAGCCGGGCTCGGATTCTTCGTCAGCATGGGCAAACCCGACTTCGCCGGAAAATCCGCCCTCGAAACCCAAAAAAATCACGGTCTCCCCGGCAAACTCACCGGCTTTCGCATGACTGCCCCCAGTCCCCCTCCCCGCGCCCATTACCCCGTCCTCCACGACGGCCAGCCGATTGGAGAAATTTGCAGCGGCGGACTTTCCCCCACCCTCGGTCAAGGCATTGGCATGGCCTATCTCCCACTTCCCCTTGCCAAACCCGGCACCCCCCTACAAATAGAAATCCGTGGCCGACAATATGCTGCGGAAACCGTCAAGAAACCTTTCCATCAACCATCCAACACCTGAGCAATGAGCAAAGTTCCCGATCAGCTACGTTACCGCGAATCCCACGAATGGATCGATCCCACCTCAGGTGCCGTCGGCATCACTGACCACGCCCAGCACGAGCTCACCGACGTTGTTTTCGTTGAACTCCCCAAAGTCGGGGCCGAAGTCGAAGCCGGAGACCAGATCGCCGTGGTCGAGTCCGTCAAGGCCGCCAGCGACATCTACAGTCCCGTCAGCGGAGAAATCATCGCCATCAACGATGAACTCCTCGAAGACCCCTCCCTCATCAACACCGACCCCTACGGCGAAGGCTGGATCTTCGAAATCAAACCCAGCAAAGACGCCGAGCTGAAAATCCTTCTCGACGCCCCTTCCTACCGTCAGCATATCGCTTGATCGGGGGAGACAGAAGACTGGAAGACACAAGACAGAAGACTCCAGCCTTCCAAGCCGACTCAACCCAGCCCAACGCTCCCAACCAAAACCCCTGACCATCAGTTCTTCTGTCTTCTGTCTTTTAGTCTTCCATCTTCTTCCATGATCCCATTTTCACGTCGCCACCTCGGTCCCTCAACCGCCGAAGCGGCGGAAATGGCTCTCACTCTTGGCTGCCCCAAAGTTGAAGACCTCATCGATCAGGTCGTCCCCTCCGGCATTCGCAAAAGAGACCCCCTCAACCTCCCCCCCGCTCTCAGCGAAGAGCACGCCCTGCTTCGCCTCAAAGGCCACATGAGTCAGAACAAGGTGCTCCGATCCTTCATTGGACTCGGATATCACGACACCTTCACGCCCCCCGTCATCCAGCGCAACATCTTCGAAAACCCCGGCTGGTATACCGCTTACACCCCTTACCAGGCCGAAATCTCCCAAGGCCGGCTCGAAGCCCTCCTCAACTACCAGACGATGATCTGCGACCTCACCGGTCTCGACGTCTCCAACTCCTCTCTTCTCGATGAAGGCAGCGCCGCCGCCGAAGCCTGCGCCCTCGCCCTCAATCAAAACCCCAAAAAGAAGTCCATCTTCGTCTCCGATAAGGTCCATGCCCACGTCCTCGACGTCGTGATCACCCGCATGGAACCCCTTGGCATCGAAGTCACCAGCGGCGACATCCTCTCCATCGACTCCACCAACGCCGAGCCCTACGCCGCCCTCATCGCCGCGTATCCCGACACCCTCGGCCACATCCACGACTTCTCGTCCCTCGCCGAAACCATCCACATTGCTGGCGGACTCCTCATCGTCTGCGCCGACCTTCTCGCCCTCACCTTACTCAAACCTCCCGGCGAATTCGGAGCCGACATCTGCGTCGGCAACTCCCAACGCTTCGGTGTCCCCCTCGGTTTCGGCGGACCCCACGCCGCCTTCATGGCCGTCAAAGATCCCCTCAAACGCCGCATGCCCGGTCGTCTTGTCGGCGTCTCCAAAGACTCCCACGGCAACCCCGGCTACCGTCTCTCCCTGCAAACACGCGAGCAACACATCCGCCGCGAAAAAGCCACCTCCAACATCTGCACCGCCCAGGTGTTGCTCGCCGTCATGGCCAGCATGTATGCCGTCTACCACGGCCCCGAAGGCCTTAAATCGATCGCCACCCACGTCCATCAATCCGCCCACACCCTCGCCGAAGCCCTTAAAAAAGCCGGCTTCAAGATCCACAGCGAAAGCTACTTCGACACCCTCACCATCAACGTCGACGACGCCCAGCTCGTCCTCACCCGTGCCCTCGCCCTCGGCCTCAACTTCCGTCAAAATTCCCCCACCCAAATCACCCTCGCCCTCGACGAACGCGTCACCAACGACGAACTCACCCAAATCCTCAAGGCGTTTGACATAGATGCAAAGCCTCAAAATTTAGCCTTTAGCCCTTATCCTTTAGCCTTTCAGCGCGACAGCGCGTTCCTGACCCACCCCGTCTTCAACACGCATCACACCGAAACCGGCATGATGCGTTACCTGCGCCACCTCGAGCATCAGGACATCGCCCTCAACCGCAGCATGATCCCCCTCGGCTCATGCACCATGAAACTCAACGCCGCCGCTGAAATGATGCCCCTCAGCTGGCCCGAGATTTCCCGACTCCACCCCTTCGTCCCTGCCGACCAATCCACCGGTTACCGGCTCATGTTCGCCGAGCTCGAACAATGGCTCGCCGAATGCACCGGCTTCGCCGCCACCTCCCTTCAGCCCAACGCCGGCTCGCAGGGCGAATACGCCGGTCTCCTCGCCATCTACCACTACCATCGGGCCCGTGGCGAACATCACCGCAACATCTGCCTCATCCCCGTCTCCGCCCACGGCACCAACCCCGCCTCCGCCGTCATGGTTGGCATGAAAGTCGTCCCCGTCATCTGCGACGACATGGGCAACATTGACGTCACCGACCTCAAATCCAAAGCCGAGGCCAACGCCGCGAACCTCGCCGCATTGATGGTCACCTACCCCAGCACCCACGGCGTCTTCGAAGAAACCATCACCGAAATCTGCCAGATCATCCACCGTCACGGCGGCCAGGTCTACATGGACGGCGCCAACATGAACGCCCAGGTCGGCCTTACCTCCCCCGGCCTCATCGGAGCCGATGTCTGCCATCTTAACCTGCACAAAACCTTCTGCATCCCTCACGGCGGTGGCGGACCCGGCGTCGGCCCCATCTGCGTCGCCCAACACCTCGTCCCCTACCTTCCTGGCCATAGCGAACTCCCCAATCCCAGCGGTGCCACCACCTCTGCTCCCTGGGGCAGCGCCAGCATCTGCAACATCTCGTGGATGTATCTTGCCATGATGGGACCAGAAGTCGTCCAAAGCTCCGAGCTCGCCATCCTCAACGCCAACTACATCGCCCAGCGCCTCTCCCCGTATTTCCCCGTCCTCTACACCGGCCGCAACAACCGCGTCGCGCACGAATGCATCCTCGACTTTCGCCAGTTTAAAACCATCACGGTGGAAGACATCGCCAAACGCCTCATCGACTACGGTTTCCACGCCCCCACCATGAGCTGGCCCGTCGGCGGCACCCTCATGATCGAACCCACCGAAAGCGAAACCCGCGCCGAACTTGACCGCTTCTGCGACGCCATGATCAGCATCCACAGCGAGATCGAGTCCGTCGAAACCGGCCTCATCGACGCCGTCGACAACCCCCTCAAAAACGCCCCCCACACCGCCGCCAGCCTCCTCACCGAAACCTGGACCCACCCCTACACCCGCGAAGACGCTGCCTATCCCTTGCCTTGGGTCAAACTAGACAAATACTGGCCCCCCGTCGGCCGCATTGACAACGTTCATGGCGACCGCCACCTCATCTGCACCTGCGAATCGGTTGAAGCCTACGCCACCCAGGCCCCGTGACACAGGCTTGCAGCCTGTGGGTGAGGCAGGCATTTTGCCTGTCGATCCCGTTAGCCCAGCCTATTTTCAACACCGCCCACCCGCCCATTTGAACCTCCCTCCCCCCTCCCCCGCCATCAAGGCGACCCTCATGTTCATCCTCCACGATGAACAAGTCCTTCTCATCCGCAAAAAGCGCGGCTTCGGCATGGGCAAAATCAACGGTCCCGGTGGCAAGCTCGACCCCGGCGAAAGCGAGCTCGACTGCGCCATCCGCGAAACCCAGGAAGAACTTCACGTCACCGCCCTCAACCCCGTCAAACGCGGCGAGCTGATGTTCACCTTCACCGACGGCCTCGCCATGCACGTCGCTGTCTTCATGGCCACCCAGTTCGAGGGCACCGCCACCGAAACCGAGGAAGCCTTCCCCCTCTGGACCCCCATCGACGCCATCCCTTTCGAAAAGATGTGGCAGGACGACCAATACTGGCTCCATCGCATGCTCACCACCACCGCCGACCACTTCCACGGCACCTTCCACTTCGACAGCGACACCATGCTCACCCATCAAGTCGACTGGTCCTAGGTGACACAGGCTTGCAGCCTGTGGGTGGGACAGACATTTTGCCTGTCCGGCAGGGAGCCCAAGCCGGAGCCGTAACACGGGCTTTAAGCCGGTGCGTGCAACGGACATCCTGTCCGTTGTTCATTGCCCCACGTTCCACGTGAAAAATCCCCGTTCTGTGCTACGTATTACTCTGACGTAGCCCCATCATGATTCCCCGTCTCCAAGCCGCCGCCAAAACCCTCTTCTTCCGTGGCACTCCTCTCATCGCCACCGCGTTTCTCTCCGCCCACGCATCAACTCAAGCACAGGCATCCGAACCCGCCAAAACCTTCCCCGCAGACCAGATCGAGTTCTTCGAAAAACACGTCCGCCCCGTCCTCGCCAACAACTGCTACGAATGCCATAACAGCCACCACCAGGAAAACGGCCTGCGCCTCGACAACTACTCTGGCATCCTGCGCGGCTCCGATTACAGCGTCGTCGCCACCCCGGGCAACGCCGCCGCGAGCAAACTTCTCAAGGCCATCAAACATCAGGACGGCGTCACCGCGATGCCCAAAAAAGGCGACAAACTCAGCGATGGCGACATCGCCAACATCGAAAAATGGATCGCCATGGGCATGCCCTGGCCCGCCGAAAAAGATCCCGTCGCCCACGCTGAAAAACCCTCCTGGGAATCCCACTGGTCGTTTCAGAAAATCCAGCAGCCACCCCTTCCAAAAACCACCATTCCCGGCACCTCGCTCGACCAGTTCGTCGCCGCCAAACAAGCCGAAGCCGGTCTCGACTTCGCCCCCGCCGCCGACCGCGCCACCCTTGGCCGCCGTCTCCACCTCACCCTCACCGGCCTCCTCCCCTCCTACGCCGACCTCCAAAAATACGTCAGCGATCCATCCCCCGACGCCACCTCCAAGCTCATCGATCAACTGCTCAACTCCCCCCAATACGGCGTCCGCTGGGCCCGCCACTGGCTGGATGTCGCCCGCTATGCCGACACCGAAGGCTACCGCGCCGGCGGCGTCGACATCCGCTACCCTCACGCCTACACCTACCGCGACTGGGTCGTCAATGCCCTCAACAGCGACCTTCCCTACAACCAGTTCGTCACCCAGCAACTCGCCGCCGACCACCTGCTCGAACCCGGCAAGACCGATCCCTCCCTCGCCGCGCTCGGCTTCCTCACCGTCAACGACTCCTTCCAAGGAGACAACCTCCTGCAAACCGATGACCGCATCGACGTCGTCACTCGCGGCATCCTCGGCCTCACCGTCTCCTGCGCCCGCTGCCACGACCACAAATACGACCCCATCCCCACCAAGGACTACTACGCGTTCTTCAGCATTTTCAACTCCAGCGAAATTCCCGACCAGCTACCCATCATCGGTTTCCCCAACAATCAGCCCGCCGTCGACGCCTACAACTCCAGCGTGGCCGAAGTGGAGAAAGAAAAACAGCAGATGCGCGAGCAGGTCTACAGCGAATTGCGCAATACCGACCGCCTTCGCGACTACCTCGTTTTTGTCCGCAAAGCCTCCGATTTTAAAGACGAGCAATTCCGCGGCGAAGCCGGCAAAGCCCAACTGCGTGACCGTATCGCCCAAGGCCTCGTCGAACTGGTGAAGCGTCACACCGCCACCGACAAACCTCATCCCGTCCTGCTCGCTTGGAAAAAATTCGCCGAACTCCCCGAAGATCAGTTCGCCGCCAAAGCACCCGCCATCAGCGCCGAACTTGCCAAAGCCGACAGCCCCACCAACCCCGTCATTCGCAACGAACTCGCCAAACGCCCCGCCCCCAAATCCTTCGCCGACGTCGCCCAGCTCTACTCCGACATCTTTGTCACCTGCATGACCGGCAAGGAGCCCAACAATCCCGACTGGGAAGCCGTCCGCGCTCTGCTCATGGACAGCAAATCGCCCATGAGCGTCAAGGTCGACGAAATCCAACGCTTCTTCACCCAGAAGGACCGTCTGGAAATGGTCAAACTCGAAAACAAAATCAACAAACTCGACCTCGAATCCCCCGGTGCCCCCCAGCGCGCCATGGTCATGAAAGACCGCGATAAACCGCGCGACGAAAAAGTCATGATCCGCGGCAATCCCGGCCGTCGCGGCGACCCCGCCCCGCGCGGTTACCTCACCATGTTCGGCGGTCAGAAATTCACCAAAGGCAGCGGACGTCTTGAACTCGCCCAAGCCATGACCAGCCGAGACAACCCCCTCACCGCCCGCGTCATCGTCAACCGCGTCTGGGCCCAGCACTTCGGCAAACCTCTCGTTGAACAAACCAGCGACTTCGGCGTAGAAACCCCCGAACCCGTCCAGCTTGCCCTCCTCGACCACCTCGCCGCCAACTTCATGGACAATGGCTGGTCGCTCAAAAAACTCCACCGCCAGATCCTCAACTCCCGCACCTGGCAGCAAAATTCCGTCAGCACGCCTGACAAAGATCTCAAAGATCCAGAGAACCAACTTCTCACCCGCCAGAACCGCCGCCGCCTCGACTACGAAGCCATGCGCGACACCATGCTGCAGACCAGCGAATCCCTCGTCCCCGCCAGCATGGGCGGTCGCCCCACTCCCCACAAAGACAAGGACGCCAACACCCGCCGCAGCGTCTATCTC comes from Phragmitibacter flavus and encodes:
- the gcvP gene encoding aminomethyl-transferring glycine dehydrogenase, producing the protein MIPFSRRHLGPSTAEAAEMALTLGCPKVEDLIDQVVPSGIRKRDPLNLPPALSEEHALLRLKGHMSQNKVLRSFIGLGYHDTFTPPVIQRNIFENPGWYTAYTPYQAEISQGRLEALLNYQTMICDLTGLDVSNSSLLDEGSAAAEACALALNQNPKKKSIFVSDKVHAHVLDVVITRMEPLGIEVTSGDILSIDSTNAEPYAALIAAYPDTLGHIHDFSSLAETIHIAGGLLIVCADLLALTLLKPPGEFGADICVGNSQRFGVPLGFGGPHAAFMAVKDPLKRRMPGRLVGVSKDSHGNPGYRLSLQTREQHIRREKATSNICTAQVLLAVMASMYAVYHGPEGLKSIATHVHQSAHTLAEALKKAGFKIHSESYFDTLTINVDDAQLVLTRALALGLNFRQNSPTQITLALDERVTNDELTQILKAFDIDAKPQNLAFSPYPLAFQRDSAFLTHPVFNTHHTETGMMRYLRHLEHQDIALNRSMIPLGSCTMKLNAAAEMMPLSWPEISRLHPFVPADQSTGYRLMFAELEQWLAECTGFAATSLQPNAGSQGEYAGLLAIYHYHRARGEHHRNICLIPVSAHGTNPASAVMVGMKVVPVICDDMGNIDVTDLKSKAEANAANLAALMVTYPSTHGVFEETITEICQIIHRHGGQVYMDGANMNAQVGLTSPGLIGADVCHLNLHKTFCIPHGGGGPGVGPICVAQHLVPYLPGHSELPNPSGATTSAPWGSASICNISWMYLAMMGPEVVQSSELAILNANYIAQRLSPYFPVLYTGRNNRVAHECILDFRQFKTITVEDIAKRLIDYGFHAPTMSWPVGGTLMIEPTESETRAELDRFCDAMISIHSEIESVETGLIDAVDNPLKNAPHTAASLLTETWTHPYTREDAAYPLPWVKLDKYWPPVGRIDNVHGDRHLICTCESVEAYATQAP
- the gcvT gene encoding glycine cleavage system aminomethyltransferase GcvT, giving the protein MFATVSDTADLKRSPLHAAHLKLAARMVPFAGWEMPVQYSGIVEEHKAVRANVGVFDISHMGQFLVSGADAQVFLNRALTNDISVLAPGQGQYTLLLNDQGGVIDDLIAYRLDSELYYLVVNASMIDPDRERLLSLLDPSADIALLDLSPATGGLAIQGPKSAETLSRVLPDVAFPERNTIQVVNTPEGQTVTLCGTGYTGEKGFEFFAPAEHITFWFEKFVEAAQAEGGMPTGLGCRDTLRLEMGYPLNGNDLSPDKTPLEAGLGFFVSMGKPDFAGKSALETQKNHGLPGKLTGFRMTAPSPPPRAHYPVLHDGQPIGEICSGGLSPTLGQGIGMAYLPLPLAKPGTPLQIEIRGRQYAAETVKKPFHQPSNT
- a CDS encoding PSD1 and planctomycete cytochrome C domain-containing protein, whose amino-acid sequence is MIPRLQAAAKTLFFRGTPLIATAFLSAHASTQAQASEPAKTFPADQIEFFEKHVRPVLANNCYECHNSHHQENGLRLDNYSGILRGSDYSVVATPGNAAASKLLKAIKHQDGVTAMPKKGDKLSDGDIANIEKWIAMGMPWPAEKDPVAHAEKPSWESHWSFQKIQQPPLPKTTIPGTSLDQFVAAKQAEAGLDFAPAADRATLGRRLHLTLTGLLPSYADLQKYVSDPSPDATSKLIDQLLNSPQYGVRWARHWLDVARYADTEGYRAGGVDIRYPHAYTYRDWVVNALNSDLPYNQFVTQQLAADHLLEPGKTDPSLAALGFLTVNDSFQGDNLLQTDDRIDVVTRGILGLTVSCARCHDHKYDPIPTKDYYAFFSIFNSSEIPDQLPIIGFPNNQPAVDAYNSSVAEVEKEKQQMREQVYSELRNTDRLRDYLVFVRKASDFKDEQFRGEAGKAQLRDRIAQGLVELVKRHTATDKPHPVLLAWKKFAELPEDQFAAKAPAISAELAKADSPTNPVIRNELAKRPAPKSFADVAQLYSDIFVTCMTGKEPNNPDWEAVRALLMDSKSPMSVKVDEIQRFFTQKDRLEMVKLENKINKLDLESPGAPQRAMVMKDRDKPRDEKVMIRGNPGRRGDPAPRGYLTMFGGQKFTKGSGRLELAQAMTSRDNPLTARVIVNRVWAQHFGKPLVEQTSDFGVETPEPVQLALLDHLAANFMDNGWSLKKLHRQILNSRTWQQNSVSTPDKDLKDPENQLLTRQNRRRLDYEAMRDTMLQTSESLVPASMGGRPTPHKDKDANTRRSVYLFVDRFQQETVPAIFDFANPDAHSPVRSDTTVPQQTLFLMNSPFARDQADLVAKNTPVQGSNIDSESLKNLYRRVLLRDPAPHEIEIASTFIHEAADLQTGTPYTWQYGFAELTPANATPDAPIKIGDFTSFKNFRHTKQDGTRWRVSDTYPDKERGYLTMERVSNNQKLAGHTGRGNTANILRWVAPIDTTIRIVAPFKHNTKGGDGIQTYIHSSRSGLLQEKHLKPDQGHEFVVENLQVKTGDIITFATTRGGNESNDSYHWTPRIEIQDTPNAPFTLWTDSARDFLSPGKWPINLPRPQTPLSQLAHVLIISNEFQFVD
- the gcvH gene encoding glycine cleavage system protein GcvH — translated: MSKVPDQLRYRESHEWIDPTSGAVGITDHAQHELTDVVFVELPKVGAEVEAGDQIAVVESVKAASDIYSPVSGEIIAINDELLEDPSLINTDPYGEGWIFEIKPSKDAELKILLDAPSYRQHIA
- a CDS encoding 8-oxo-dGTP diphosphatase; translated protein: MNLPPPSPAIKATLMFILHDEQVLLIRKKRGFGMGKINGPGGKLDPGESELDCAIRETQEELHVTALNPVKRGELMFTFTDGLAMHVAVFMATQFEGTATETEEAFPLWTPIDAIPFEKMWQDDQYWLHRMLTTTADHFHGTFHFDSDTMLTHQVDWS